The Gillisia sp. Hel_I_86 genome has a segment encoding these proteins:
- a CDS encoding type IV secretory system conjugative DNA transfer family protein, with protein sequence MQIDNLFTALLTIGLASAIFYGSYQVSKYAFIANGFLLFALAYFLQPWNNLVLVLLNVVCPLLLINTALYVFLHKKEVPKNGDYRYQINFATTKGNFKLDNIKRGASIIGSAGSGKTESVVYGFLKHFRKEGFCGIILDYKDFELTEMAYPLFKDGDIPFKVISFDKIIHRVNPIAPRYLENEESVNEVSRVLIENLLEQRESGTTGTTKFFNDAAEGLIGGLIWKLKTTYPQFCTLPHLIAIYQYLDTDSLIQFLETNTTSRAMADAFISGKDSERQTAGVKSTLANALKRISTQRIFMALSADEVPLNINSEENPCVISIVNNPKFETSYSPVIATIVHTITKQMSVRNSKPSFLLMEEAPTIRLLNMHRIPATLRSYNISTVYVMQDKIQNDMMYGDKASKAILSNLSYQFFGKVNDPDTAKYYERFFEIIKDPTKSISRGHNLDFDTRITTGEKEIPKIRADVFFRLKQGEFITYADGMDNKVQFKLQRIKRELPLEPKQFSQADLASNFERVYEEARSIFK encoded by the coding sequence ATGCAAATAGACAATCTCTTTACCGCTCTTTTAACCATAGGTCTGGCCAGTGCTATATTTTATGGATCGTATCAGGTCTCCAAATATGCATTTATTGCAAACGGCTTTTTGTTGTTTGCCCTGGCTTATTTTTTACAACCTTGGAACAATTTGGTTTTAGTTTTGTTGAATGTGGTCTGTCCGCTTTTGTTGATCAATACGGCATTGTATGTTTTCTTGCATAAAAAGGAGGTGCCAAAAAATGGCGACTATAGGTATCAAATCAATTTTGCTACTACCAAGGGAAACTTCAAACTGGACAATATCAAACGTGGCGCATCCATCATAGGTTCTGCGGGAAGTGGAAAGACCGAAAGTGTAGTGTATGGATTCCTGAAACATTTCCGGAAAGAAGGCTTTTGTGGCATCATCCTCGATTACAAGGATTTTGAACTAACGGAAATGGCGTATCCACTTTTTAAGGACGGAGATATTCCATTCAAGGTGATTTCCTTTGATAAAATTATCCATCGGGTCAATCCCATTGCTCCAAGGTATTTGGAGAACGAGGAAAGCGTAAATGAGGTTTCCCGGGTGTTAATCGAGAACCTTTTAGAGCAACGGGAATCTGGAACGACTGGCACGACCAAATTTTTCAATGATGCTGCAGAAGGTTTGATTGGTGGATTGATTTGGAAACTGAAAACGACCTATCCACAATTCTGTACCCTTCCTCATTTGATTGCCATTTATCAATATCTGGACACCGACAGCCTGATACAGTTTTTGGAAACCAATACCACCTCAAGGGCTATGGCAGATGCCTTTATAAGTGGTAAGGATTCGGAACGCCAAACCGCTGGTGTAAAAAGTACCTTGGCCAATGCATTAAAACGCATCAGTACACAACGGATTTTTATGGCGTTGTCCGCAGATGAAGTACCGCTCAATATCAATAGCGAAGAAAATCCTTGTGTGATTTCAATCGTGAACAATCCAAAATTTGAAACATCCTATTCGCCTGTTATTGCTACTATTGTCCATACCATTACCAAACAAATGAGTGTGCGGAATTCCAAACCTTCCTTCCTGTTAATGGAAGAGGCGCCTACCATTCGATTATTGAATATGCACCGTATTCCGGCAACGTTACGAAGCTATAATATTTCTACGGTCTATGTGATGCAGGACAAGATCCAGAACGATATGATGTACGGCGATAAGGCAAGCAAGGCGATATTGAGCAATCTTTCCTATCAGTTTTTTGGTAAGGTCAACGACCCGGACACTGCAAAATACTATGAACGCTTTTTTGAGATTATAAAAGATCCTACTAAAAGTATCAGTCGTGGGCATAATCTCGATTTTGATACGCGAATTACTACCGGTGAAAAGGAAATTCCCAAGATAAGGGCGGATGTTTTCTTTCGGTTGAAACAGGGCGAGTTCATTACCTATGCAGATGGAATGGATAATAAAGTGCAGTTTAAGTTGCAAAGAATAAAAAGGGAGCTTCCTCTAGAACCCAAGCAGTTTTCTCAGGCTGATTTAGCGTCAAATTTTGAGCGGGTTTATGAGGAGGCGAGGTCGATATTTAAATAG
- a CDS encoding site-specific DNA-methyltransferase, translating into MPTLNWIGKEKVVSHHQDVPYRVLERKYGFTAEKGEQNEPTNSGNKIIHGDNLEALKSLLPEYEGKIKCIYIDPPYNTGNESWVYNDNVNHPKIKKWLGEVVGKDGEDLTRHDKWLCMMYPRLKLLHKLLADDGAIFISIDENEISNLKLMMDEIFGVGNFIEQLVWNKRVPKNDKFIGNIHEYVLLFVKNKSREHKFIQRKEGIPEINELLNQLKRKKTSIPKAEIEIKNLYKKNAYDRGITLYNSLDENYKLWGKINVSWPNGQTYGPRYDVLHPKTKQPCKVPDRGWRWTKETFDSMLDYDNVKELHNGSFICGKIWFAKDENTQPSSIKYLDEVSDFLLRSIISTKSVGGVSLKELTEKSFDYPKPVSLIETLLNSIDTSEGIILDSFAGSGTTAHAVLNLNKHDGGNRKFILVEMEDYANNITAERVKRVTKGYGSGAKAVAGTGGAFDFYELGLPLFDENQNLNEKVGLAKIREYIWFSETRTSFTEPNKEPYFLGKKDESAYYFIYEKDRLTTLDYDALELIKTKGEQFVIYADNCLLPKEFMSKNNIIFKKIPRDITRF; encoded by the coding sequence ATGCCAACACTCAATTGGATAGGAAAAGAAAAAGTGGTGAGCCACCACCAAGATGTGCCATACAGAGTTTTGGAACGCAAATACGGATTTACAGCAGAAAAGGGCGAACAAAACGAACCGACCAACAGCGGAAATAAAATCATACACGGAGACAACCTTGAAGCCTTAAAAAGTTTACTACCTGAATATGAAGGAAAAATAAAGTGCATTTACATTGACCCACCTTATAATACAGGAAATGAAAGTTGGGTGTACAATGACAACGTGAACCACCCCAAAATAAAAAAATGGTTGGGCGAAGTGGTAGGTAAAGATGGCGAAGACCTCACCCGACACGACAAATGGCTGTGTATGATGTATCCACGCTTAAAATTGCTTCATAAATTGTTGGCAGATGATGGAGCTATTTTTATTTCGATTGATGAAAATGAGATATCCAATCTTAAATTAATGATGGATGAAATTTTTGGAGTTGGCAATTTCATAGAACAATTAGTTTGGAATAAAAGGGTTCCAAAAAATGATAAGTTTATTGGAAACATTCACGAGTATGTACTGCTTTTCGTTAAGAATAAATCCCGAGAGCATAAATTTATCCAAAGAAAAGAAGGTATTCCAGAAATAAACGAGCTTCTCAATCAATTAAAAAGAAAAAAAACTTCTATTCCGAAAGCTGAAATTGAAATCAAAAATTTATACAAAAAGAATGCTTACGACCGAGGAATAACTTTGTATAATTCACTTGATGAGAACTATAAACTTTGGGGTAAAATCAATGTAAGTTGGCCAAATGGTCAAACATATGGTCCTCGTTATGATGTTCTGCATCCAAAAACAAAACAACCTTGCAAAGTCCCAGATAGAGGTTGGCGTTGGACGAAAGAAACTTTTGATTCAATGTTGGATTATGATAATGTAAAGGAATTACATAATGGAAGTTTCATATGTGGTAAAATTTGGTTTGCAAAGGATGAAAACACTCAACCGAGTTCAATAAAATACTTGGATGAAGTTTCGGATTTTCTTTTAAGGTCAATAATTAGTACCAAGAGTGTAGGTGGTGTTTCATTGAAAGAATTAACAGAAAAAAGTTTCGACTATCCCAAACCCGTAAGTCTTATAGAGACATTACTTAATTCTATTGATACTTCCGAAGGCATCATCCTCGACTCTTTTGCAGGTTCAGGCACAACTGCTCACGCAGTTTTAAACCTAAATAAACATGACGGTGGTAATCGCAAGTTCATTTTGGTAGAAATGGAAGATTACGCCAATAATATTACTGCAGAAAGAGTAAAACGTGTAACCAAAGGATATGGTTCAGGGGCAAAAGCAGTAGCAGGAACAGGCGGAGCATTTGACTTTTACGAACTCGGTTTACCATTATTTGATGAAAATCAAAACCTAAATGAGAAAGTTGGCTTGGCGAAAATCAGAGAGTACATTTGGTTTTCAGAAACCCGAACTTCTTTTACTGAACCAAACAAAGAACCTTATTTTTTAGGAAAAAAAGACGAATCAGCGTACTACTTCATTTACGAAAAAGACCGCTTAACCACCTTAGATTATGATGCTTTGGAACTCATAAAAACCAAAGGCGAGCAATTTGTTATTTATGCAGATAACTGCTTGTTGCCAAAAGAATTTATGTCAAAAAATAACATCATTTTCAAAAAAATACCTAGAGACATTACAAGATTTTAG
- a CDS encoding helix-turn-helix domain-containing protein, with protein MNRIKEVLEQKGIKQTWLAEKLGKSYNMVNAYAQNRQQPRLETLMEIAEILDIDVKELIISNKEQK; from the coding sequence ATGAACCGAATTAAGGAAGTGTTGGAACAGAAAGGAATTAAGCAGACTTGGTTAGCTGAAAAACTTGGGAAAAGCTACAATATGGTAAACGCTTATGCCCAAAACCGACAGCAACCACGCTTGGAAACCTTGATGGAAATAGCGGAAATTTTGGACATTGACGTGAAAGAATTGATAATATCAAATAAAGAACAGAAATAG